A region of Candidatus Margulisiibacteriota bacterium DNA encodes the following proteins:
- a CDS encoding phosphatidylglycerol lysyltransferase domain-containing protein: MQIPKYPLLKSLELSDKALIESYFAKHPSGLSEYTFANFFAWRRFDRSELTMINGNLCFLVNAPDRNRYFMMPFGNTDMEDTLIKCLETAPKVVRLPLAFVEQYAKDSSRFAVEEDPDQFDYIYLSGDLMELKGKKYDGKRNHINYFLRSDSFAYERMSEEHFEECCLLNDAWCKEKKRESELFPNIECEAEVVKETLRNFRALGLTGGVIFVNGRIKAFSIGEKLTEDTVVIHIEKADPAIRGLSQLINREFVRNEWSHFTYINREQDMGHPGLRKAKLSYHPVKLEKKYNIFLKT; encoded by the coding sequence ATGCAAATTCCCAAATACCCTCTGTTAAAGTCCCTCGAGCTTTCCGACAAAGCCCTTATTGAGAGCTATTTTGCCAAACACCCTTCAGGTCTTTCCGAATACACCTTTGCCAATTTTTTTGCCTGGCGCAGATTTGACCGCTCCGAGCTGACCATGATAAACGGCAACCTCTGTTTTCTTGTGAATGCGCCCGACAGGAACCGCTACTTTATGATGCCATTCGGGAACACTGACATGGAAGACACTCTTATAAAATGCCTTGAAACGGCGCCAAAGGTGGTGCGTCTGCCGCTGGCCTTTGTAGAGCAATATGCAAAGGACAGCAGCCGCTTTGCCGTAGAAGAGGACCCTGACCAGTTCGATTACATCTACCTGTCCGGGGACCTTATGGAATTGAAGGGAAAGAAATACGACGGAAAAAGGAACCACATTAACTATTTTTTGAGGTCCGACTCTTTTGCTTACGAAAGAATGTCGGAAGAACATTTTGAAGAGTGCTGCCTGCTCAACGATGCCTGGTGCAAAGAAAAGAAAAGAGAATCGGAGCTGTTCCCCAATATAGAGTGCGAAGCGGAGGTCGTTAAGGAGACGCTGCGCAATTTTAGAGCGCTGGGGCTTACCGGAGGGGTGATCTTTGTTAACGGCAGGATAAAGGCTTTCAGCATAGGTGAAAAACTGACCGAGGATACCGTGGTCATCCATATAGAAAAAGCGGACCCGGCGATCCGCGGACTATCTCAGCTGATCAATAGAGAATTTGTAAGGAACGAATGGTCTCATTTCACCTACATCAATCGCGAACAGGATATGGGGCATCCGGGACTCCGAAAAGCCAAGTTGAGCTACCATCCGGTCAAGCTTGAGAAGAAATACAATATATTCCTCAAAACTTAG
- a CDS encoding GxxExxY protein has protein sequence MASEAKLIYPELSYKLVGILFKAYNNLGGGYQEKIYQSAVRKELKSNKINFMEQVGIDLKYRDNSKHEQERHLL, from the coding sequence ATGGCATCTGAAGCAAAGCTTATTTATCCGGAATTGAGCTATAAACTGGTTGGGATATTATTTAAGGCATACAACAATCTTGGGGGAGGTTATCAAGAGAAGATATATCAATCAGCGGTTAGAAAAGAGCTCAAAAGCAACAAGATCAACTTCATGGAACAGGTAGGCATTGACTTGAAATATCGGGATAATAGTAAGCATGAACAGGAACGGCATCTTCTTTAA